The Chitinophaga pinensis DSM 2588 region ATATAAGCCACAGTATGATACGTAAGCATAGCAATTACCCAGACTTAGGCTCACTCCCTATTGTTATAGAAAAACAATAAATCAGTTATCCGACAGTATCTGCTTTGGGTTTCAGATGGAGCCAAAGGGCTTTAGCCCGTCGGCCCATCTGAAACCCAAAGCAACGCCCCTGTCTCAACCAGTCCTTCAAACAGGTGATACCACAAATAGCTAGGACACCAGTCCATCGGCCATCTGCAACTCTAAACGACGCCAATCCTTTAAACGTCTCATACCTCCCAATAACTATTAACCTAAACCCCCAGGAACCACCTCAATCGCCTCAACTAGGTAATTTCATACGAAATATATTTTGCGCAACTATAAAATTGCATAATTTTATGCAACTAAAAAATTGCGCAATGGACGAGCTATTTAAAGGCGTCGCCGATCCGGTAAGAAGAGAAATCCTGTCACTGCTGCGTCTGCAGCCGCTAAACGTGAACCAGATCAACGAGCACTTCAAGGAGATCTCTCGTCAGGCAGTTTCAAAACACTTACAATTCCTGGAAGAAAGCGGCTGGATAAAGATCTACCAGGCTGGCAGAGAACGCTACGGTTATCTGAATAAAGCCGCATTTTATGCACTGAAAGAGTGGCTGGACGCTTATCTCCAATGGGGAGAACGCTCGCTGGAGAACGATCACGGCGTGTTCGTGGAAGAGGCTGCATACAAGCAGGGATCGCCGCTAACCCAACCCGTGATGCTGCAGGCTATGCTGAGTAAGGATAAAGATTTCGACGGACTTTTCTACAACGCAGTCAGGACTACCGGTATATTCTGCAAGCCCTCTTGCTTTGCAAATCCACGTCCGGATAACGTAACATTTTACATCACCAGGGAAGAGGCATTGAAAAACGGATATCGTGCCTGCAAACGCTGCAAGCCCTGACAAAACCAGGAAACACATGAAGAACAGCCGATTGATACATATACCTGTTACAGATCATGATAACTTCTCATTCGCAGAATGCCTGGTGTTTCTGAGCAGATCGGAGAAAGAATGTCTGCACTATGTACAGGATAATGCGGTACAGAAAATGGTGATATCCAACGGACACCCTGTATTGCTGGAAATCAGTGATGATCCTGCTGCCAAGGCATTGAAGGCAAGGGTGCTGGACGGACCTGGCGAAGACATCGACGACGCGCATATTATAAAGTATATCAGCCATTGGTTACACCTGGAAGCTGATTTGCGGCCATTTTATAAGTTCGCAAAGAAGGATGCTGTCTTAAAGCCATTAGCTGACCGTTATAAGGGATTGCGACTGATCGGCATTCCTGATTTGTTTGAAGCGCTGACATGGAGTATTACCGGACAACAGATCACCCTGGGATTCGCCTATACATTACGGCAGCGGTTTATCCAGGCATTCGGTCATCACGCTGTAATAAATGGGAAAGACTATTATGTCTATCCACATCCGGCAGTAGTTGCATCACTGGAACCTGCGTCATTGATAGCCATGCAGTTCTCACGTAGTAAGGCGGACTATATCATAGGACTGGCAAAAGCGATGACTGGTGGTCTGCTGACGGATAAGCAGTTATGGGAAATGGATTACCAGCAGGCAAGAGCGCATCTGATCTCTTTCAGGGGGATTGGTAACTGGTCCGCCAATTATGTGCTGATGAAATATCACCGTCATCACGAGGCATTACCGCTGGAGGACGCCGGACTACATAATGCGTTGAAGCAACAGTTACAGCTGACAGCTAAACCGTCGCTGGCAGACGTAAAAGCATACACAGGGCATTGGCGGGAATATGCCGCATATGCCACCTTTTATTTATGGAGATCATTAATGCAATAGTGTTATAACATCTTCAATACTGATTATTATGACGATAGAACATATCCATATTATTACTACGCCGGTAGGGTCTCTGACGATTATTGGAAATGACCATGCGATCAATACGCTCACTTTTAAGGAAGGAAGAGTCCCTACACAGGAGCCACTATCCGATATCATGCTACAATGTGTGGAAGAAATAAATGCTTATTTCGCAGGTAGTTTACAGGGATTCAATTTTCCGGTTGCACAACCAGGAACCGAGTTCCAACAAACAGTGTGGCAACAACTGAAAGACATCCCGTATGGCCAGACGATCTCCTATCTGCAGCTGGCTAAACGTATCAATAATCCGAAGAGTATCCGTGCGGTAGGGACGACTAATGGCAAGAACAGGATTGCAATCGTAGTACCTTGTCATCGTGTAATAGGCAGCGATGGTTCGCTGACCGGATATGCAGGTGGATTGTGGCGCAAGAAATGGCTGCTGGAGCATGAAATCAAACAGAAATTCGGTTCACTGGAGCTGTTTTGATACAACAATAATATTCCGCAAGAAAACAAAACTTAAATAAAGCGAAACATAACATACCGAAAGTATCAACTGATCTAGTCCCTGAAATTTCAAATCTGATCTGGTCAAAAATTACAAAACTGAATCTGTTTTATATCCCGGAATTATTCCAATTTTGAAGTCTGATACCCATTCACCATAAATCCACCTCAGATGAATCAGTTATTGAACCAGGATCTACAGCAATTAGATAATTTCTTACAGGAGATTAAGGATTACAGCGTGTTATTCTTATCCAGCGTAGAGACCTTGCCAGTCAAGGCGGCGACTGCTTCATTTGAGAATTTTGATCTTCCGCGAAAGGGAATGGGGGCGATGCATACGCTTTCACAATTCAGAAAGAGATACGAAGAACATCTCGCGGGGAATAGTGGTCCGCGTAACTGGGGCTTTGTAACGGGAGGCGCAACGATACCAGCGATCGCCGGAGACTGGCTGACATCCGTCTTCGATATGAACGCATCAGACAGAGACATACCGCCATTCAAAATAGAAACAGAAACCATCTCAATGCTCCGGCAACTGTTTGGGTTGCCGGATGCTTTTTCCGGAAACTTTGTAACTGGGGCTACCATGGCAAATTTCTCCGGATTGGCTATTGCAAGACAATGGTTAGGAAAGCAGCTGGGTGTTGATGTAGCACAGGAAGGAATGGCTGCATTGGCAAATGCAAAGATCGTTTCCTGTACACCACATTCCAGCAGTGTGAAATCAATGGCCATGTTAGGCTTTGGAAGAAATGCTCTGGTAAAGATTCCCGCCTTACCAGACAGAGAAGCATTTGATATTGAAGCATTGAAAGAATACCTGTTGGCACATAAAGGAGAACCATTGATTGTGCTGGCGAGTGCAGGTACTGTTAATACAGTTGACTTTGATGACCTGCAGGCAATTGTGGCATTGAAGAAAGAGTATAACTTCTGGCTACATGTGGATGCAGCCTTTGGCGCATTTGCAGCATGTGTCCCTGAATATAAGCAGCTGTTAGATGGATGGGAAGAGGCAGATAGTATCACTATTGATGCGCACAAGTGGCTCAAT contains the following coding sequences:
- a CDS encoding ArsR/SmtB family transcription factor, producing the protein MDELFKGVADPVRREILSLLRLQPLNVNQINEHFKEISRQAVSKHLQFLEESGWIKIYQAGRERYGYLNKAAFYALKEWLDAYLQWGERSLENDHGVFVEEAAYKQGSPLTQPVMLQAMLSKDKDFDGLFYNAVRTTGIFCKPSCFANPRPDNVTFYITREEALKNGYRACKRCKP
- a CDS encoding DNA-3-methyladenine glycosylase family protein; protein product: MKNSRLIHIPVTDHDNFSFAECLVFLSRSEKECLHYVQDNAVQKMVISNGHPVLLEISDDPAAKALKARVLDGPGEDIDDAHIIKYISHWLHLEADLRPFYKFAKKDAVLKPLADRYKGLRLIGIPDLFEALTWSITGQQITLGFAYTLRQRFIQAFGHHAVINGKDYYVYPHPAVVASLEPASLIAMQFSRSKADYIIGLAKAMTGGLLTDKQLWEMDYQQARAHLISFRGIGNWSANYVLMKYHRHHEALPLEDAGLHNALKQQLQLTAKPSLADVKAYTGHWREYAAYATFYLWRSLMQ
- a CDS encoding methylated-DNA--[protein]-cysteine S-methyltransferase; protein product: MTIEHIHIITTPVGSLTIIGNDHAINTLTFKEGRVPTQEPLSDIMLQCVEEINAYFAGSLQGFNFPVAQPGTEFQQTVWQQLKDIPYGQTISYLQLAKRINNPKSIRAVGTTNGKNRIAIVVPCHRVIGSDGSLTGYAGGLWRKKWLLEHEIKQKFGSLELF
- a CDS encoding pyridoxal phosphate-dependent decarboxylase family protein translates to MNQLLNQDLQQLDNFLQEIKDYSVLFLSSVETLPVKAATASFENFDLPRKGMGAMHTLSQFRKRYEEHLAGNSGPRNWGFVTGGATIPAIAGDWLTSVFDMNASDRDIPPFKIETETISMLRQLFGLPDAFSGNFVTGATMANFSGLAIARQWLGKQLGVDVAQEGMAALANAKIVSCTPHSSSVKSMAMLGFGRNALVKIPALPDREAFDIEALKEYLLAHKGEPLIVLASAGTVNTVDFDDLQAIVALKKEYNFWLHVDAAFGAFAACVPEYKQLLDGWEEADSITIDAHKWLNVPYDAAMVFTRHLQLQLDTFKNVGAAYLGDPEKDFKYSNYTPENSRRLRALPAWFTLVAYGAEGYTAIVNNNIQLARQLGTLISESDAFHLLAPVRLCVVCFTLHVADEEKQAGIDAFLKALNDSGKVMMTPTVYQGVPAIRAAFVNWRTTEKDLTIAWEDMLQQAAGPTVEED